Proteins co-encoded in one Thamnophis elegans isolate rThaEle1 chromosome 1, rThaEle1.pri, whole genome shotgun sequence genomic window:
- the PTPMT1 gene encoding LOW QUALITY PROTEIN: phosphatidylglycerophosphatase and protein-tyrosine phosphatase 1 (The sequence of the model RefSeq protein was modified relative to this genomic sequence to represent the inferred CDS: inserted 1 base in 1 codon) gives MSFPKDSSRRFWEAPTDLTMVISAALGPGIARLFYYPTLLYTLVRAQLPGSQRPWFNRIDRAVVLGALPLRGHCRQLIEQENIRGVLTMNEEYETRFLCCSPEEWEAMGVEQMRLSTVDLTGIPSLENLQKGVKFVLKHRECGNSVYVHCKAGRSRSATMVAAYLIQVHHWTPQEAIEVIAKIRPHIIVRPKQLKLLEDFHKTVTDEXSQQKPTDAKHQLPQNKQRDKKSLKYIQDSPLKTYGS, from the exons ATGAGCTTTCCTAAAGACTCTTCTCGACGGTTTTGGGAAGCCCCGACTGATCTGACCATGGTGATCTCCGCCGCCTTGGGCCCCGGTATTGCCCGCCTCTTTTACTACCCGACCCTTCTGTACACGCTGGTGCGGGCGCAGCTGCCTGGCTCGCAACGGCCGTGGTTCAACCGCATCGACCGCGCGGTGGTCTTGGGGGCCCTCCCACTGCGGGGACACTGCCGCCAG TTGATAGAACAAGAGAATATCCGAGGAGTACTCACCATGAATGAAGAGTATGAGACTCGCTTCCTATGCTGCTCTCCAGAA GAATGGGAGGCAATGGGTGTAGAACAAATGCGTCTTAGCACTGTGGACTTGACTGGAATCCCTTCACTAGAAAATCTACAGAAAGGTGTCAAATTTGTATTGAAACATCGTGAATGTGGAAACAGTGTCTATGTGCACTGCAAAGCTGGACGCAGTCGCAGTGCCACCATGGTTGCTGCTTATTTAATTCAG GTCCATCACTGGACTCCTCAGGAAGCAATTGAAGTCATTGCTAAGATTCGTCCTCATATCATTGTTCGTCCTAAACAGCTGAAGTTATTAGAGGATTTTCACAAGACTGTAACTGATG AGTCACAGCAGAAGCCGACAGATGCAAAACACCAACTACCACAGAATAAGCAAAGAGACAAAAAGTCACTGAAATATATTCAGGATTCTCCTCTGAAAACATATGGTTCCTAA
- the KBTBD4 gene encoding kelch repeat and BTB domain-containing protein 4, with amino-acid sequence MKGGIANYWRSNHSNNMDSLQETGGSSTGDTGNSSNEENYFMNYTFTDRSHSSRVAQGIMKLCLEEELFADVTISVEGKEFQLHRLVLSAQSCFFRSMFTSNLKEAHNRVIELQDVSESVFQLVVDYIYHGTVKLRADYLQETYEAADMYQLTALFEECSRFLARTVQVKNCLQIMWLADQHSDVELYTAAKHCAKSYFAQLQETEEFLHLPLRFLTDIVSDGVPCSQKPTAAIETWIGFNKEERAGFLELLQSSLKEIGENVHIYLIGKESSRTHSLAVSLHCADDDSISVSGQNSLCHQITAACKHGGDLYVVGGSIPRRMWKCNNTTIDWEWCAPLPRDRLQHTLVSVLNKDAIYSLGGKTLQDILSNAIIYYKVKDNVWTETSQLEVAVSGAAGVNLNGVIYLLGGEENDADFFTKPSRLIQCYDTKTEKCYVKPYVLPFAGCMHAAVYKDLVFIVAQGDSLLCYNPLLDSFTRLCLADAWSSVPSPWKIASCNGNIYIFRDCYKKGDASTFKLNPATSVVSVTRGLKVLLTNLQFVLA; translated from the exons ATGAAGGGGGGAATCGCAA ATTACTGGAGGTCAAATCACAGCAACAACATGGACTCACTGCAAGAGACAGGAGGTTCCTCAACAGGGGATACTGGAAATTCCTCAAATGAGGAAAACTACTTTATGAATTATACCTTCACTGATCGTTCACATTCCAGCCGTGTGGCCCAAGGAATCATGAAGTTGTGCCTTGAAGAGGAGCTCTTTGCTGATGTCACCATTTCTGTAGAAGGCAAAGAATTCCAACTGCACCGCTTAGTCCTTTCAGCTCAAAGCTGTTTTTTTCGTTCTATGTTCACTTCCAACCTTAAGGAGGCACACAACCGTGTCATTGAGTTACAAGATGTTAGTGAGAGTGTCTTTCAACTTGTGGTAGACTATATTTACCATGGAACTGTGAAATTAAGGGCAGACTATTTGCAGGAGACATATGAAGCAGCAGATATGTACCAGCTAACTGCTCTTTTTGAGGAGTGTTCTCGTTTCTTGGCTCGAACAGTGCAAGTGAAAAATTGTTTGCAGATTATGTGGTTGGCTGATCAGCATAGCGATGTAGAGCTCTACACAGCAGCCAAACATTGTGCTAAATCATACTTCGCACAGCTTCAGGAAACAGAGGAGTTTCTGCACCTTCCTCTTCGTTTCCTGACAGACATTGTCTCAG ATGGGGTCCCGTGCTCTCAGAAGCCTACAGCTGCAATAGAAACCTGGATTGGCTTCAATAAAGAAGAGCGGGCAGGTTTCTTAGAGTTACTGCAATCAAGCTTAAAG GAAATTGGAGAGAATGTTCATATCTATCTGATTGGAAAGGAATCCTCTCGTACACATTCCCTTGCGGTCTCCTTGCACTGTGCTGATGACGACTCCATTAGTGTTAGCGGTCAGAACAGTTTATGCCATCAGATCACTGCAGCCTGCAAGCACGGCGGTGATCTCTATGTAGTTGGAGGATCCATTCCACGACGCATGTGGAAGTGCAACAACACTACAATAGACTGGGAATGGTGTGCTCCCCTGCCCCGAGACAGGCTTCAACATACTCTGGTTTCCGTGCTCAACAAGGATGCAATCTATTCATTGGGCGGCAAAACATTGCAAGACATCCTGTCTAATGCCATCATATACTACAAAGTGAAAGACAATGTATGGACAGAAACAAGCCAGCTGGAAGTAGCAGTGTCTGGAGCTGCAGGCGTGAATCTGAATGGTGTCATTTACTTGTTGGGTGGTGAAGAGAACGATGCTGATTTTTTTACTAAACCCTCTCGGCTGATTCAGTGCTATGACACTAAAACAGAGAAGTGTTATGTAAAGCCTTATGTGTTACCCTTTGCAGGGTGCATGCATGCTGCTGTTTACAAGGACCTGGTGTTCATAGTAGCACAGGGAGATTCTCTTTTGTGCTATAATCCTCTGCTGGATAGCTTCACTCGGCTCTGCTTGGCAGATGCTTGGAGTTCAGTCCCATCCCCTTGGAAAATTGCCAGTTGCAATGGTAACATTTATATCTTCCGAGACTGTTACAAAAAGGGAGATGCCAGCACTTTCAAACTCAATCCAGCCACCTCTGTGGTATCTGTCACCCGTGGCCTCAAAGTGCTACTTACAAATTTGCAGTTTGTGTTGGCTTGA